Part of the Kiritimatiellia bacterium genome, GCGCGCCGTCATGGTAGGTGGAATCCGGTACGTCCGCGCACTCGTAGGCTGGCCCGTAGTCGCGCGGGCGCAGCGGCGGCAGTCCCCGCGCCGCACGGGCCTCTCGCTCCGCGACCTTCCGCGCCACCACCGCACGGTTTTCTGGCAGCGCGTACGTGCCGTGCGGTACCTTCGGCGAGCTCCACGGCACCGACCACGATGCCGGGTCGTCCAGCCCTCCATGATAGAGCTTGCCCATACCCTGCACGAACCAGCCGTGGTTCTTGAAGAGCTGCGGCAGCGTGACCACCCCCTTGCCCATCGTGCGGCGAAAATGGGTTTCCAGATCGTAGATCCGGGTCCTGTCCGGCCTCGCGCCGGTCATCAGACTGGTCCGCGATGGCGAACACACCGCCTGCTGGCAGTAGGCGCGGCGGAACACCATCCCCTCGCGCGCCAGCCGGTCGAGATTGGGGCTGCGCACGTGGGGAGCGCCATAGCAGCCGAGCTCCGGCCGCAGGTCGTCCACCGCGACGAACAGCACGTTCCATTGCGGCGCTGCTGCACTCGCCGCCGCGCACACCGCCGTCCACAAGCCCATGAACCCTCTGTACATTCGGGCACCTCCCGCCGGAGCGCTCCACCGTCGGATCATCGCCGCACCTCCCACCTACGCCGCTGGCTCGCGCGCCGTTGCCGGAAGCACCGCGTCTGCGAGCGTCACCGTGAATGTCGAGCCAACGTCTGGCTCGCTTCGCACCGTGACGTCCCCCTGATACAGCTGCGCGAGTTTTTTTACCGTCGAGAGACCGAGCCCGCTGCCGGAGATGTGCCGGGTCTTTTCGTTCCGGATGCGGGAGAACTCCTGGAACAGCCGGGCGGCCTCCGCCGCGGTCATGCCAATGCCGGTATCCTCCACCTCGATCGCGACCCCGCCGTCGCGCCGGCTCAGGCGCACCTCGACGCGTCCGCCATCCCGATTGTATTTCACCGCGTTCGTGAGCAGGTTGTTCAGAATGATTTCCAGTTCGCCGCGGTCGGCGGTCATCGTCACCGGTCCGTCCGCGCGCAGAACCACCGTGATCCGGCGCGCCGCAGCCTCCGTCGCAACTGTCTCGATTGCGGCCCGCGCGACCTCCGCGACATCCACCGGCTGCAGGTCCCGCCGGCGTTCGCCCGCCTCGATGCGCGTGAGGTCCAGCAGGTCAAAGATCAGCTTTCGCATCCCCTCCAGCCGCGCCAGCGCTCGCCGGATCTGCGCGTCATACGCGGAGAGGTCGTTGCCGAGCACGCGCTGCTCCAGCAGCTTCAGAATGCCCTCGACCGCGCCGATCGGCGCCTTGAGTTCGTGCGCGAGCACCGAAAGGAACTGCAGCCGAGTCTTTCGCCGTTCCTCCTCGAGCCGGCGCGCCCGCCGTTCGATCACCAGCGCGCGCGCCGCCTTCGTGACAACGCTCTCGAGCTCCTCCGGCCCGAAGGGTTTCGAGAGAAAGTCGAACGCGCCGTTGCGCGTCGCGCTCACCGCCACCTCGAGGGACGCAAACGCGGTGATCATGATCACCAGCAGATCCAGCCGCATCGCGCGGATCTCGCGCAGCAGATCGAGTCCCGAGCCGTCGGGCAGTTTGTAGTCGAGGATCACCAGATCGTAACGCGAGCGGCCGAGCAGCTCGCGCGCCGCCGCCATCGTGCCGGCGGTGTCCGTCTCGAACCCCGCCTCAAGCCCCAGATCCGGCAGCCGCACCATGTGCCGGCGCAGCACCCGCTGAGCCCCCAGGCACATGCCCGGCTCGTCATCCACCACCAACACCCGGAGCGTGTCCATCAGACCTCCCGATCCGCGCGCGGCAGCGTCACGGTGAACGTGGTGCCGGTCGGACCGCGGGTCGGGTCAGCGTTCGAAACCACCTCGATCCGACCCCGGTGCATTTTGACGATCCCATACGCGACCGCCAAGCCGAGGCCGGTCCCCTTGCCGAGCTGCTTCGTGGTGAAGAATGGCTCGAAAATCTTCGGCAGATTCGCGGGCGGAATGCCGGTACCGGTGTCGCGAACCTCGATCACGACCTCGTCGCGCGTGCCGCGCGTCGCGATCGTCAGATCGCCGCCTTGCGGCATCGCTTCCACCGCGTTCACGATCAGGTTGGTCAGCACCTGCAGAATCTGGTCCTCGTCCAGCTCCGCGATCGGATCATCGAGTTGGTGCTGCACATAGACGCGCACGTTGTCCGGGATGATGACGCCCCGCCGGCAGCGGTCCACCAGCCGCACCACGTCCACCGGCTGCCGCACCACCTTGTTCCGACGCGCGAAGTTCAACAGCCCGGAGACGATTTTCCGGCACCGGTCCGCCTGTTCCGCAATCAGCGCAACATCCTCCCGGCGCTCGCTGTCCGCTGGCAATTCGTCGAGCAGCAGTTTCGCGTAAAGCAGGATCACCCCCAGCGGGTTGTTGATCTCGTGTGCGATGCCGGCCGCCAGCTGCCCCATGCTGGCGAGCTTCTCCGCGTTGATCAGCGCCTGCCGCGCGCTGGCCAGCTCCGCGTTCGACTCGGACAGCTCCTTCAGCGACTCGCGCAGTCGGTCAATGGTATAGGGCAGGCACATTTCGCTTTCCGCCAGTCCCAGATAAATCGCGGCGGCGTGTTCACGGCAGGTCGGATACCCGCACGCGCCACAGTTCAGCTCATCCTCCGGCGCCAGCTTCCCCATCATCTCGAGGATCCGCTTGAGCTCCAGCGGCGGAATCGCCGAGGGGGGGAGATTCTGCGCGCGGAAGCGGACGCTGAGGTCCAGCCCCTCAAGTCGGCGCGCAATTTCCGCCTGGCGCGCCGGATCCGTTTCCGCGACCCGACGCCGCGCGTACTGGCTCACCGCCGTACGGCGCCGGAACAGCGGCGTCTCCACGCTCATGCCGGCCCCCATGATGCAGCCATTGCAGCAGAGGATCTCCAGCAGCCGCGCCTCGAGCGCACCGGCTGCAAAGTCGTTCAGCGCCTGAACAAACGCCGGCCGCCCGTCCGCGGCGACCACGTCGCCGGTCAGCAGATCCTCCACCACCCGCGCCGCCTGCAGCAGGCCCCGGCTGATCGGGAACAGCGTCCCGAGACCCGGGTGCGGCGGGTCGAACCCCGCGCCGTTCGGGCCGGGGCGGATGCCCGCCGCCTCGAGCATGCTGCGCAGCTCAATGAACGTGAGCACCGCATCCACCTCCGGCCGGCCGTCCCCATCTGCTTCCACTTTTTTCGCAAGGCAAGGGCCGATGAACACGATCGCCAGATCATCCCCGTACAGACGGCGCAACGCGCGCGCCTCCGCGATCATCGGCGAGGCGATCGGGGCCAGATGCGGAACCAGTTCCGGCAGATACTTTTCCACGTACGCCACCAGCGCTGGACAGGTCGTCCCGATCCAGCGCCGGTCGCCCGGCTCGTTGAGCAGCTTCCGGTACTCCGCCGCGACCAGATCCGCGCCAAACGCCACCTCGCAAACCAGCGAAAACCCCAGCTGCCGGATCATGCCCGCGACCTGCGCGCCGTCGAGCTCCGGAAACTCGGCCGGAAAACTCGGCGCCACAATGGCGGCGACGCGCCGGCCGGAGCGCAGCAACGCCTCAACATCGGGGCGGGAATCGTAGACCTGCTTCGCGCTCTGGCTGCACACGCGGTAGCAGTTGCCGCAGCCGATGCAGCGCTCGGGCAGCACCTGCGCCTGCCCGCCCGCAATGCGGATCGCCTTCGCCGGGCAGTCGCGCACGCAGGTGTAGCACACGCGGCACCGCTCGCCGATCGTCCGGATCAACTGGCTGCCGGGCTTCATCGCGCCGAAACAACGTCCGACAGTCCGCCCCGTTTGTCGAGCCGCCCGGCCAGCCCCCCCGCTGCGCTGGCGCCGCGCGCCCGCCTCGCCCGTCGGGGCTTGACACAACCCGATTCCTCGCGAATGTTGTGCGCCCGGCCGCCGCGAAGGTTGCCGCATCGGGAGCACGATCATGCTGACGCACACGCTCGGTTTCCCACGCATCGGCCTTCACCGAGAGCTCAAACGTGCCCAAGAGGCCTTCTGGAAGGGCGAACTCGACGAGGCAAGCCTCTTCGAGGTCGCGCGCGAGCTCCGACTCCGGCACTGGCAACTGCAACAGGCGGCCGGCGTGGACCTGGTGCCCGTCGGCGACTTCTCGCTCTATGATCACGTGCTCGACCACGCCGCGATGCTTGGCGCGGTGCCGGAGCGCTTCGGCCCGCCGCCCCCCCGCGTGGACACCACGCTGTATTTCAGGATGGCGCGGGGCGACCACAACGCCGCGGCGATGGAGATGACGAAGTGGTTCGACACCAACTACCACTACATCGTGCCCGAGTTCCGGCCGGGGATGACGTTCCGGCTGTCCACCACGCGGTTGTTCGATGAGCTCGACGAGGCGCTCGCGGCGGGTGTCCGCCCGAAGCCGGTGCTGCTCGGCCCGATCACGTTCCTGCACCTCGGCAAATCCGTCGAGCCGACGTTCGATCGCTGGTCGCTGCTGGCGGCGGTGGTCGCGGTCTACGAGCAGGTGCTCGCCAGGCTTCAGGCCCGTGCGGAGTGGATTCAGATCGACGAGCCGGTCCTCGCGCTTGACCTATCGCCGGACATCCTGGCCCGCTTCGCTCCCGTCTATGCGAAACTGAAGGCGGCGGCAGGCAGCGCCCGCCTCCTGCTGGCGACCTATTTTGGCGGGCTGGGACCCCACACCGATACCGTCGCCACTCTGCCGGTGGACGCGGTGCACCTCGACTGCGTTCGGGCGCCCGATCAGGTGGCTGCGCTGCGTGGCTGGTTGCCCGAGCGGATGTGGGTCTCGCTCGGCATCGTCAACGGACGGAACATCTGGCGCGTCGAGGCAG contains:
- a CDS encoding ATP-binding protein gives rise to the protein MKPGSQLIRTIGERCRVCYTCVRDCPAKAIRIAGGQAQVLPERCIGCGNCYRVCSQSAKQVYDSRPDVEALLRSGRRVAAIVAPSFPAEFPELDGAQVAGMIRQLGFSLVCEVAFGADLVAAEYRKLLNEPGDRRWIGTTCPALVAYVEKYLPELVPHLAPIASPMIAEARALRRLYGDDLAIVFIGPCLAKKVEADGDGRPEVDAVLTFIELRSMLEAAGIRPGPNGAGFDPPHPGLGTLFPISRGLLQAARVVEDLLTGDVVAADGRPAFVQALNDFAAGALEARLLEILCCNGCIMGAGMSVETPLFRRRTAVSQYARRRVAETDPARQAEIARRLEGLDLSVRFRAQNLPPSAIPPLELKRILEMMGKLAPEDELNCGACGYPTCREHAAAIYLGLAESEMCLPYTIDRLRESLKELSESNAELASARQALINAEKLASMGQLAAGIAHEINNPLGVILLYAKLLLDELPADSERREDVALIAEQADRCRKIVSGLLNFARRNKVVRQPVDVVRLVDRCRRGVIIPDNVRVYVQHQLDDPIAELDEDQILQVLTNLIVNAVEAMPQGGDLTIATRGTRDEVVIEVRDTGTGIPPANLPKIFEPFFTTKQLGKGTGLGLAVAYGIVKMHRGRIEVVSNADPTRGPTGTTFTVTLPRADREV
- a CDS encoding hybrid sensor histidine kinase/response regulator, with product MDTLRVLVVDDEPGMCLGAQRVLRRHMVRLPDLGLEAGFETDTAGTMAAARELLGRSRYDLVILDYKLPDGSGLDLLREIRAMRLDLLVIMITAFASLEVAVSATRNGAFDFLSKPFGPEELESVVTKAARALVIERRARRLEEERRKTRLQFLSVLAHELKAPIGAVEGILKLLEQRVLGNDLSAYDAQIRRALARLEGMRKLIFDLLDLTRIEAGERRRDLQPVDVAEVARAAIETVATEAAARRITVVLRADGPVTMTADRGELEIILNNLLTNAVKYNRDGGRVEVRLSRRDGGVAIEVEDTGIGMTAAEAARLFQEFSRIRNEKTRHISGSGLGLSTVKKLAQLYQGDVTVRSEPDVGSTFTVTLADAVLPATAREPAA